The genomic interval TGCGCCGGAGGAGGCGGCGCAATGTCGTGGGCTCCGCGTACCCCACGCGTCGTGCGATCTCCTCGACCGTGCAGCTCGTCGTCTCCAGCAGCTCCACCGCGCGCTCCACGCGGAGGCGCTGAAGGAAACGCACGGGCGAGAGGCCCGTGGCCCGCTCCACTCGCCGCGCGAAGGTGCGCGTCGAGAGCCCGGCGGCAGCGGCCAGCTCGGGCGCGCTGATCCCGGTCTCCAGACGCTCGCGCGCCCAGCGTTCCGCGCGCACCACGTCGGGATCGTTCCCGGAAAGGTAGCCGAGTGCCATGTACCGCGACTGGCTTCGCCGTCCGTCCAGCAGGAGATAGCGCGCGCATCGCTCGGCGAGGTCGGGGCCTCCGTAGCGCCTGACGAGCGCGAGCATCAGGTCGAGCTGCGCCATCGCGGCGCCCGCGGTGGTGACCGGTCCGTCGGCCACCACCATGGCGTCGGGATCGAGAAGCACCGCGGGATACATCCGCTCGAACACCGGCGCGAGCCACCACGTCGTGGTGGC from Longimicrobiaceae bacterium carries:
- a CDS encoding helix-turn-helix domain-containing protein; translated protein: ATTTWWLAPVFERMYPAVLLDPDAMVVADGPVTTAGAAMAQLDLMLALVRRYGGPDLAERCARYLLLDGRRSQSRYMALGYLSGNDPDVVRAERWARERLETGISAPELAAAAGLSTRTFARRVERATGLSPVRFLQRLRVERAVELLETTSCTVEEIARRVGYAEPTTLRRLLRRTAGVLPRELRG